From Cannabis sativa cultivar Pink pepper isolate KNU-18-1 chromosome 8, ASM2916894v1, whole genome shotgun sequence, a single genomic window includes:
- the LOC133030374 gene encoding uncharacterized protein LOC133030374: protein MEKQDTVYDLCCLNKIGVCGLLETKLKNDRISEMMTRKFPNWNWYTSPIVENRILVMWRKNFTRVIVVREDPQFIHCYVKLAGYSEAMNVTFVYGFNTGEERKELWEGLIDLKVNAKPWLITGDFNSLFELEDRKGGKDVNLNDIRDSTNWLTQSHLDRPLKTGSGFTWTNNQEGDKRIYSKIDHTFVNEDWNDSFPLTKAHYSWETTSDHCLCVVSMTTNVDIGFKPFRYYNFWADHPDFKREVFDNWYKPIGREGMMGLYLKLMRLKHTIKKFNRERIGDVGRNFQVAKDLYIQARIQAQEHPHDTNFQQNEKEATKNFNTQEKMYHSFLRQRSKITWLCKGMRTMPFFMLS from the coding sequence ATGGAAAAGCAGGATACTGTTTATGATTTATGTTGCTTGAATAAAATTGGAGTGTGTGGGTTGTTGGAGACCAAACTTAAGAATGATAGAATAAGTGAGATGATGACAAGGAAATTCCCTAATTGGAACTGGTATACTAGTCCGATAGTTGAGAATAGAATTCTGGTCATGTGGAGGAAGAATTTCACTCGGGTTATTGTTGTTAGGGAAGACCCTCAATTTATTCATTGCTATGTGAAGTTGGCGGGTTATTCTGAAGCTATGAATGTCACTTTTGTGTATGGCTTTAATACAGGTGAGGAAAGGAAGGAGTTGTGGGAGGGATTGATTGATCTCAAGGTCAATGCTAAACCGTGGCTAATTACAGGTGACTTTAACTCTTTATTTGAGTTGGAAGATAGGAAGGGTGGCAAGGATGTCAATCTAAATGATATAAGGGACTCAACCAATTGGCTTACACAAAGTCACTTGGATAGACCTCTTAAAACTGGTTCGGGGTTTACTTGGACGAACAACCAAGAAGGGGATAAGAGGATATATTCCAAAATTGATCACACTTTTGTGAATGAAGATTGGAATGATAGCTTTCCCTTGACCAAAGCGCACTATAGTTGGGAGACAACCTCAGATCACTGTTTGTGTGTGGTTTCAATGACAACCAATGTGGATATTGGATTCAAACCGTTCCGGTATTATAATTTTTGGGCTGATCACCCAGATTTTAAAAGAGAGGTTTTTGACAATTGGTACAAACCGATTGGAAGAGAGGGCATGATGGGATTATACTTGAAGCTTATGAGACTGAAGCACACAATCAAGAAGTTTAATAGAGAGAGAATTGGGGATGTTGGGAGGAACTTTCAAGTAGCTAAGGACCTATATATTCAAGCTAGAATTCAAGCTCAGGAACACCCACATGACACAAACTTTCAACAAAACGAAAAAGAGGCAACAAAGAATTTTAACACTCAAGAGAAGATGTATCACAGTTTTCTGAGACAGAGAAGCAAAATCACTTGGTTATGTAAAGGGATGAGAACAATGCCTTTTTTCATGCTTTCCTaa